One window from the genome of Dioscorea cayenensis subsp. rotundata cultivar TDr96_F1 chromosome 3, TDr96_F1_v2_PseudoChromosome.rev07_lg8_w22 25.fasta, whole genome shotgun sequence encodes:
- the LOC120252294 gene encoding nuclear-pore anchor-like isoform X4 codes for METEKITNLLREKEIELDSCQKVVAMQNVEIGHLQSRIAELLENCKNIDVGEYERMKDDLHQLKILLEESDTQLHLTKNLVSEKQELVSSLEENLTKFQSELAEQEKKLNDILQVEANIRQENEKVKKSSTFLKKKTETLSKEKEELTKENQALLKQLDELKSSRRAIGDNIASEQAMKEKEEKEKEKDTRIQTLERTLEREREENKKEKSRRLKMEKTVMDVVGNVNKEKKKVEDELAKQRNAIAKVLEGLGITASQLPDTSALDEQTTAFFLAADSVESSVKSVSNDGQGDPIDCHGDFSNGHLYHCCRTHCHSSIEVNYARGGRRKR; via the exons atggaGACTGAGAAGATCACTAATCTgttaagagaaaaagaaattgaaCTTGATTCTTGTCAAAAAGTGGTTGCTATGCAGAATGTTGAGATAGGGCACCTTCAGAGTAGAATAGCTGAG TTACTTGAAAATTGTAAAAACATTGATGTTGGGGAGTATGAGAGAATGAAGGATGATCTTCATCAGCTAAAG ATACTTCTAGAAGAGAGTGACACACAGCTTCATTTAACAAAGAATCTTGTTTCTGAGAAGCAAGAACTTGTTTCAAGCTTAGAAGAAAATTTAACCAAGTTTCAGTCAGAATTAGCTGAACAAGAGAAGAAGCTAAATGATATTTTGCAAGTTGAG GCAAACATTAGGCAGGAAAATGAGAAAGTAAAGAAGTCAAGCACTTTTTTGAAG AAGAAAACTGAAACCTTGTCAAAGGAGAAGGAAGAGCTGACTAAGGAGAACCAGGCTCTTCTGAAACAATTGGATGAGTTAAAATCAA GTAGAAGGGCCATTGGTGACAATATTGCAAGTGAACAAGCAATGAAGgaaaaggaggagaaggagaaggagaaggatacTAGAATACAA ACATTGGAGAGAACTCtggagagagagagggaagagaacaagaaagagaagtcTAGGAGgctaaagatggagaaaacagtGATGGATGTTGTTGGGAATGTCAACAAG gaaaagaagaaagtggaaGATGAACTCGCAAAACAAAGGAATGCTATTGCCAAAGTGTTGGAG GGCTTAGGAATCACAGCATCTCAACTTCCTGATACGAGTGCCTTGGATGAACAAACCACTGCATTCTTTCTAGCAGCAGACTCTGTTGAATCTTCTGTCAAGTCTGTTTCCAATGATGGGCAGGGGGACCCAATCGATTGCCATGGAGACTTCTCCAATGGACATCTCTATCACTGCTGCAG GACCCATTGTCACTCATCAATTGAGGTCAACTACGCAAGAGGTGGCAGAAGAAAGAGATAA
- the LOC120252294 gene encoding nuclear-pore anchor-like isoform X3, whose translation METEKITNLLREKEIELDSCQKVVAMQNVEIGHLQSRIAELLENCKNIDVGEYERMKDDLHQLKILLEESDTQLHLTKNLVSEKQELVSSLEENLTKFQSELAEQEKKLNDILQVEANIRQENEKVKKSSTFLKKKTETLSKEKEELTKENQALLKQLDELKSSRRAIGDNIASEQAMKEKEEKEKEKDTRIQTLERTLEREREENKKEKSRRLKMEKTVMDVVGNVNKEKKKVEDELAKQRNAIAKVLEGLGITASQLPDTSALDEQTTAFFLAADSVESSVKSVSNDGQGDPIDCHGDFSNGHLYHCCRFTYKRTHCHSSIEVNYARGGRRKR comes from the exons atggaGACTGAGAAGATCACTAATCTgttaagagaaaaagaaattgaaCTTGATTCTTGTCAAAAAGTGGTTGCTATGCAGAATGTTGAGATAGGGCACCTTCAGAGTAGAATAGCTGAG TTACTTGAAAATTGTAAAAACATTGATGTTGGGGAGTATGAGAGAATGAAGGATGATCTTCATCAGCTAAAG ATACTTCTAGAAGAGAGTGACACACAGCTTCATTTAACAAAGAATCTTGTTTCTGAGAAGCAAGAACTTGTTTCAAGCTTAGAAGAAAATTTAACCAAGTTTCAGTCAGAATTAGCTGAACAAGAGAAGAAGCTAAATGATATTTTGCAAGTTGAG GCAAACATTAGGCAGGAAAATGAGAAAGTAAAGAAGTCAAGCACTTTTTTGAAG AAGAAAACTGAAACCTTGTCAAAGGAGAAGGAAGAGCTGACTAAGGAGAACCAGGCTCTTCTGAAACAATTGGATGAGTTAAAATCAA GTAGAAGGGCCATTGGTGACAATATTGCAAGTGAACAAGCAATGAAGgaaaaggaggagaaggagaaggagaaggatacTAGAATACAA ACATTGGAGAGAACTCtggagagagagagggaagagaacaagaaagagaagtcTAGGAGgctaaagatggagaaaacagtGATGGATGTTGTTGGGAATGTCAACAAG gaaaagaagaaagtggaaGATGAACTCGCAAAACAAAGGAATGCTATTGCCAAAGTGTTGGAG GGCTTAGGAATCACAGCATCTCAACTTCCTGATACGAGTGCCTTGGATGAACAAACCACTGCATTCTTTCTAGCAGCAGACTCTGTTGAATCTTCTGTCAAGTCTGTTTCCAATGATGGGCAGGGGGACCCAATCGATTGCCATGGAGACTTCTCCAATGGACATCTCTATCACTGCTGCAGGTTCACCTATAAAAG GACCCATTGTCACTCATCAATTGAGGTCAACTACGCAAGAGGTGGCAGAAGAAAGAGATAA
- the LOC120252294 gene encoding COPII coat assembly protein sec16-like isoform X1: protein MMGRGTQSIAMETSPMDISITAAGSPIKGPIVTHQLRSTTQEVAEERDKRIVTKPIIEVRKAGRKIVRPRLEWSAETSTDVDMAGAEGSATEEGRALLSHEPEPPGVSSAPTQPSLSRKRPASSSASDLRESSAPDEASDVVNQLKRSRESEPTQEAGEEPPSVEASDTLQLSAPLVVDISDTQLPVDGIDADPALASQTEAETADAGKPEELEVSTKVETEVQRTTLDSASQDVPQDEGDAAIEDTEKQRAATDSLDDAPKLEGNDVLQPAVDSEEGREEGELVSDESDQLQQQEEPSLVEGAHDSIPSDGGANGDETGEISDLAEVSNEKSESAEIMEDSAEASDKPTGNNNDPIASDLEQSPQPSSKTREGSPSNITVSSVTDPQTSVTTAESEEQRSGQTISIRDRARRNAALRQARIATPPPSATQAGIATTPPFPTQAGIATPPPSATRGRGATRGYRAARGRRGSAFGDRKQS from the exons ATGATGGGCAGGGGGACCCAATCGATTGCCATGGAGACTTCTCCAATGGACATCTCTATCACTGCTGCAGGTTCACCTATAAAAG GACCCATTGTCACTCATCAATTGAGGTCAACTACGCAAGAGGTGGCAGAAGAAAGAGATAAGCGTATTGTGACTAAACCAATTATTGAAGTTCGCAAGGCTGGTAGAAAGATTGTGCGGCCTCGTCTTGAATGGTCTGCAGAGACTTCAACAGATGTTGATATGGCTGGTGCCGAAGGCAGTGCAACCGAGGAAGGAAGAGCTCTTTTATCTCATGAACCTGAACCTCCAGGTGTTTCTTCTGCACCAACTCAACCATCTTTAAGCCGTAAACGCCCTGCCTCATCATCAGCATCAGACCTAAGAGAATCTAGTGCTCCAGATGAGGCATCTGATGTCGTCAATCAACTCAAGAGGTCTAGGGAATCAGAACCCACACAAGAAGCTGGTGAAGAACCACCATCAGTGGAAGCTTCTGATACTTTACAGCTGTCGGCTCCTTTAGTTGTTGATATCTCGGATACACAACTACCTGTTGATGGCATTGACGCTGATCCAGCCTTAGCATCCCAAACTGAGGCTGAAACTGCGGATGCAGGAAAACCGGAGGAATTGGAGGTTAGTACTAAAGTAGAAACAGAAGTCCAAAGGACGACCCTGGATAGTGCCAGTCAAGATGTGCCTCAAGATGAAGGTGATGCTGCTATTGAAGATACGGAAAAACAAAGAGCAGCAACTGATTCACTTGATGATGCACCAAAGCTTGAAGGAAATGATGTGCTGCAGCCTGCAGTTGACAGTGAAGAGGGAAGGGAAGAGGGTGAACTGGTATCGGATGAGTCTGATCAACTGCAGCAACAAGAAGAGCCCAGTCTTGTTGAAGGCGCCCATGATTCTATACCCAGTGATGGAGGTGCCAATGGAGATGAAACTGGGGAAATATCTGACCTTGCTGAGGTTTCAAATGAAAAGTCTGAGAGTGCTGAGATCATGGAAGATTCGGCTGAAGCTTCTGACAAGCCTACTGGTAACAACAATGATCCCATTGCTTCTGATCTTGAACAAAGTCCTCAACCATCAAGCAAGACACGTGAAGGATCGCCAAGCAATATCACAGTTTCTTCTGTTACTGATCCCCAGACTTCTGTCACTACTGCTGAGAGTGAAGAACAAAGGAGCGGACAAACTATATCCATCAGAGACAGAGCTAGACGAAATGCTGCGTTGAGACAAGCGCGAATAGCCACTCCACCACCCTCTGCTACACAAGCGGGAATAGCCACTACACCACCCTTTCCTACACAAGCGGGAATAGCAACTCCACCACCCTCTGCTACACGAGGAAGAGGTGCTACCAGG GGTTACCGGGCAGCTCGAGGGCGACGAGGGTCAGCTTTTGGTGATAGAAAACAAAGTTGA
- the LOC120252294 gene encoding COPII coat assembly protein sec16-like isoform X2, translating to MMGRGTQSIAMETSPMDISITAAGPIVTHQLRSTTQEVAEERDKRIVTKPIIEVRKAGRKIVRPRLEWSAETSTDVDMAGAEGSATEEGRALLSHEPEPPGVSSAPTQPSLSRKRPASSSASDLRESSAPDEASDVVNQLKRSRESEPTQEAGEEPPSVEASDTLQLSAPLVVDISDTQLPVDGIDADPALASQTEAETADAGKPEELEVSTKVETEVQRTTLDSASQDVPQDEGDAAIEDTEKQRAATDSLDDAPKLEGNDVLQPAVDSEEGREEGELVSDESDQLQQQEEPSLVEGAHDSIPSDGGANGDETGEISDLAEVSNEKSESAEIMEDSAEASDKPTGNNNDPIASDLEQSPQPSSKTREGSPSNITVSSVTDPQTSVTTAESEEQRSGQTISIRDRARRNAALRQARIATPPPSATQAGIATTPPFPTQAGIATPPPSATRGRGATRGYRAARGRRGSAFGDRKQS from the exons ATGATGGGCAGGGGGACCCAATCGATTGCCATGGAGACTTCTCCAATGGACATCTCTATCACTGCTGCAG GACCCATTGTCACTCATCAATTGAGGTCAACTACGCAAGAGGTGGCAGAAGAAAGAGATAAGCGTATTGTGACTAAACCAATTATTGAAGTTCGCAAGGCTGGTAGAAAGATTGTGCGGCCTCGTCTTGAATGGTCTGCAGAGACTTCAACAGATGTTGATATGGCTGGTGCCGAAGGCAGTGCAACCGAGGAAGGAAGAGCTCTTTTATCTCATGAACCTGAACCTCCAGGTGTTTCTTCTGCACCAACTCAACCATCTTTAAGCCGTAAACGCCCTGCCTCATCATCAGCATCAGACCTAAGAGAATCTAGTGCTCCAGATGAGGCATCTGATGTCGTCAATCAACTCAAGAGGTCTAGGGAATCAGAACCCACACAAGAAGCTGGTGAAGAACCACCATCAGTGGAAGCTTCTGATACTTTACAGCTGTCGGCTCCTTTAGTTGTTGATATCTCGGATACACAACTACCTGTTGATGGCATTGACGCTGATCCAGCCTTAGCATCCCAAACTGAGGCTGAAACTGCGGATGCAGGAAAACCGGAGGAATTGGAGGTTAGTACTAAAGTAGAAACAGAAGTCCAAAGGACGACCCTGGATAGTGCCAGTCAAGATGTGCCTCAAGATGAAGGTGATGCTGCTATTGAAGATACGGAAAAACAAAGAGCAGCAACTGATTCACTTGATGATGCACCAAAGCTTGAAGGAAATGATGTGCTGCAGCCTGCAGTTGACAGTGAAGAGGGAAGGGAAGAGGGTGAACTGGTATCGGATGAGTCTGATCAACTGCAGCAACAAGAAGAGCCCAGTCTTGTTGAAGGCGCCCATGATTCTATACCCAGTGATGGAGGTGCCAATGGAGATGAAACTGGGGAAATATCTGACCTTGCTGAGGTTTCAAATGAAAAGTCTGAGAGTGCTGAGATCATGGAAGATTCGGCTGAAGCTTCTGACAAGCCTACTGGTAACAACAATGATCCCATTGCTTCTGATCTTGAACAAAGTCCTCAACCATCAAGCAAGACACGTGAAGGATCGCCAAGCAATATCACAGTTTCTTCTGTTACTGATCCCCAGACTTCTGTCACTACTGCTGAGAGTGAAGAACAAAGGAGCGGACAAACTATATCCATCAGAGACAGAGCTAGACGAAATGCTGCGTTGAGACAAGCGCGAATAGCCACTCCACCACCCTCTGCTACACAAGCGGGAATAGCCACTACACCACCCTTTCCTACACAAGCGGGAATAGCAACTCCACCACCCTCTGCTACACGAGGAAGAGGTGCTACCAGG GGTTACCGGGCAGCTCGAGGGCGACGAGGGTCAGCTTTTGGTGATAGAAAACAAAGTTGA
- the LOC120256219 gene encoding protein FLX-like 2 isoform X1, translating into MGSKGRVPPHLRRPLPGPGMLHPDPFSAAVRPPPGAFPLEMLPLPEVLEQKLAAQHIEMERLATENQRIAATHSTLRQELAAAQQELQRLQSHMGVIKAEQEQQMRALLEKNGRMEAELQASEPFKADLQQAHAEVQNLVAARQELILKIQQLNQDLQRSHGDAQQIPALLSELDALRQEYEHCRATYEYERKIFTDHYESLQLMEKNYISMVREVEKLRAELANAANTAANTAANPGRSDCDSGGTFGSNASHKEIDASNHHSVGQTTYEDGYGVSQMRGSSSAAVPYGVGPLGPPPPAWVGHDARGPGFDASRNAIYDTSRGAGGFDTSGGTSSYDPSMIGGYGIPRGANAFEAQRGGSGYDAPKGPASAPTTGPIGNSGHPYGAPLAMNPYGSAPQPPPHMGSAYDVPRAGNVGRR; encoded by the exons ATGGGAAGCAAAGGCCGAGTACCACCTCATTTAAGGCGACCTCTTCCTGGTCCTGGTATGCTGCACCCTGATCCTTTTAGTGCTGCAGTTCGTCCTCCTCCTGGCGCATTTCCTTTGGAAATGCTGCCCCTTCCAGAAGTTTTGGAGCAAAAGCTTGCTGCACAACATATAGAGATGGAGAGGCTTGCAACAGAGAATCAAAGAATTGCAGCTACCCATTCAACTTTAAGGCAGGAATTAGCTGCAGCCCAACAAGAATTACAGAGGTTGCAGTCCCACATGGGCGTTATTAAGGCTGAACAAGAACAGCAGATGAGAGctcttttagaaaaaaatggaaggatGGAAGCTGAGTTGCAGGCCTCTGAGCCTTTCAAGGCAGACTTGCAACAAGCACATGCAGAGGTTCAAAATTTGGTTGCAGCTAGACAGGAGCTGATTTTGAAAATTCAACAATTGAATCAGGATCTGCAGAGGAGCCATGGAGATGCCCAGCAAATTCCTGCATTGCTATCTGAACTAGATGCTCTCAGGCAAGAATATGAGCATTGCAG GGCCACATATGAATATGAGCGAAAAATATTCACTGATCATTATGAATCACTTCAGTTGATGGAGAAGAATTACATATCAATGGTTAGGGAGGTGGAAAAACTGCGTGCTGAGTTAGCTAATGCTGCTAACACTGCTGCTAACACTGCTGCTAACCCAGGAAGAAGTG ATTGTGATTCAGGTGGGACTTTTGGAAGCAATGCTAGTCACAAAGAAATTGATGCATCTAATCATCATTCTGTTGGTCAAACCACATATGAAGATGGTTATGGAGTTTCCCAG ATGCGTGGTTCTTCTTCTGCCGCTGTTCCATATGGTGTAGGTCCACTGGGTCCACCACCACCTGCATGGGTTGGACATGATGCAAGAGGCCCTGGTTTTGACGCCTCTAGAAATGCAATCTATGATACATCAAGGGGTGCGGGAGGATTTGATACTTCTGGTGGCACCAGCAGTTACGATCCTTCCATGATCGGCGGATATGGGATTCCCCGAGGTGCTAATGCTTTTGAGGCTCAACGAGGAGGTTCTGGATATGATGCCCCAAAAGGGCCTGCCAGTGCTCCAACAACAGGTCCAATTGGAAACAGTGGCCATCCATATGGAGCGCCACTTGCAATGAATCCATATGGATCAGCACCACAGCCGCCTCCTCATATGGGTAGTGCTTATGATGTACCTCGTGCTGGGAATGTTGGGCGTAGATGA
- the LOC120256219 gene encoding protein FLX-like 2 isoform X2: protein MGSKGRVPPHLRRPLPGPGMLHPDPFSAAVRPPPGAFPLEMLPLPEVLEQKLAAQHIEMERLATENQRIAATHSTLRQELAAAQQELQRLQSHMGVIKAEQEQQMRALLEKNGRMEAELQASEPFKADLQQAHAEVQNLVAARQELILKIQQLNQDLQRSHGDAQQIPALLSELDALRQEYEHCRATYEYERKIFTDHYESLQLMEKNYISMVREVEKLRAELANAANTAANTAANPGRSGGTFGSNASHKEIDASNHHSVGQTTYEDGYGVSQMRGSSSAAVPYGVGPLGPPPPAWVGHDARGPGFDASRNAIYDTSRGAGGFDTSGGTSSYDPSMIGGYGIPRGANAFEAQRGGSGYDAPKGPASAPTTGPIGNSGHPYGAPLAMNPYGSAPQPPPHMGSAYDVPRAGNVGRR from the exons ATGGGAAGCAAAGGCCGAGTACCACCTCATTTAAGGCGACCTCTTCCTGGTCCTGGTATGCTGCACCCTGATCCTTTTAGTGCTGCAGTTCGTCCTCCTCCTGGCGCATTTCCTTTGGAAATGCTGCCCCTTCCAGAAGTTTTGGAGCAAAAGCTTGCTGCACAACATATAGAGATGGAGAGGCTTGCAACAGAGAATCAAAGAATTGCAGCTACCCATTCAACTTTAAGGCAGGAATTAGCTGCAGCCCAACAAGAATTACAGAGGTTGCAGTCCCACATGGGCGTTATTAAGGCTGAACAAGAACAGCAGATGAGAGctcttttagaaaaaaatggaaggatGGAAGCTGAGTTGCAGGCCTCTGAGCCTTTCAAGGCAGACTTGCAACAAGCACATGCAGAGGTTCAAAATTTGGTTGCAGCTAGACAGGAGCTGATTTTGAAAATTCAACAATTGAATCAGGATCTGCAGAGGAGCCATGGAGATGCCCAGCAAATTCCTGCATTGCTATCTGAACTAGATGCTCTCAGGCAAGAATATGAGCATTGCAG GGCCACATATGAATATGAGCGAAAAATATTCACTGATCATTATGAATCACTTCAGTTGATGGAGAAGAATTACATATCAATGGTTAGGGAGGTGGAAAAACTGCGTGCTGAGTTAGCTAATGCTGCTAACACTGCTGCTAACACTGCTGCTAACCCAGGAAGAAGTG GTGGGACTTTTGGAAGCAATGCTAGTCACAAAGAAATTGATGCATCTAATCATCATTCTGTTGGTCAAACCACATATGAAGATGGTTATGGAGTTTCCCAG ATGCGTGGTTCTTCTTCTGCCGCTGTTCCATATGGTGTAGGTCCACTGGGTCCACCACCACCTGCATGGGTTGGACATGATGCAAGAGGCCCTGGTTTTGACGCCTCTAGAAATGCAATCTATGATACATCAAGGGGTGCGGGAGGATTTGATACTTCTGGTGGCACCAGCAGTTACGATCCTTCCATGATCGGCGGATATGGGATTCCCCGAGGTGCTAATGCTTTTGAGGCTCAACGAGGAGGTTCTGGATATGATGCCCCAAAAGGGCCTGCCAGTGCTCCAACAACAGGTCCAATTGGAAACAGTGGCCATCCATATGGAGCGCCACTTGCAATGAATCCATATGGATCAGCACCACAGCCGCCTCCTCATATGGGTAGTGCTTATGATGTACCTCGTGCTGGGAATGTTGGGCGTAGATGA
- the LOC120256056 gene encoding LOW QUALITY PROTEIN: probable receptor-like protein kinase At2g42960 (The sequence of the model RefSeq protein was modified relative to this genomic sequence to represent the inferred CDS: deleted 1 base in 1 codon), with protein MISSGKWMIIGAGIALSIAILITSWNLWRSRFKSNSSQEEEKKNKSKELILDEYTCKKIPVKEIYSATNNLNALNFIGQGIAGKVYKGVLSNGWHVAIKHIIKDGYVETFVREVTSLSHVRHRNLVSLRGYCEEAEECFLVYELCPNGNLSEWLFGKDKFLSWLQRVDIAFDCARGLQFLHTYREGCIVHRDIKPTNILLGPDFEAKLSDFGLSKVIDHGLSHVSSEVRGTFGYVDPEYRQNRHVNAAGDVYSFGIVLLQILSGMRVLNLNVMKPMPLEKTAKHIVEGGNIAEFADPKLYGEYSKDAFEMVLNLALSCTSYKQQRPSMEQVMKKLEKALELSLRESAMHRISISSDRPLVGKTPYSDGFGFLQK; from the exons ATGATTTCCTCAG GCAAATGGATGATAATTGGAGCCGGCATTGCTCTCTCAATTGCGATACTCATTACTTCATGGAACCTATGGAGGTCAAGGTTCAAATCAAATTCCTCGCAAgaggaggaaaagaaaaata AGTCCAAAGAATTGATACTTGATGAGTATACTTGTAAAAAAATCCCAGTAAAGGAGATTTATTCTGCGACAAATAATTTGAATGCTTTGAACTTCATTGGGCAGGGAATTGCAG GAAAGGTATACAAAGGAGTTCTTTCGAACGGTTGGCATGTTGCCATTAAGCACATAATTAAGGACGGATATGTCGAAACATTTGTGAGAGAAGTGACTAGCTTATCACATGTTAGACACCGAAACCTTGTGAGTTTGCGAGGCTATTGTGAAGAAGCAGAAgaatgttttcttgtttatgAGCTTTGCCCTAATGGAAATCTATCCGAGTGGCTATttg GAAAGGATAAATTTCTTTCATGGCTTCAGAGAGTTGATATTGCT TTCGATTGCGCTCGTGGTCTTCAGTTTCTTCACACATATCGTGAAGGTTGCATTGTTCATCGTGACATCAAG CCAACAAACATTCTACTAGGACCAGATTTTGAAGCTAAACTATCAGACTTCGGGTTGTCGAAAGTCATTGACCACGGTTTATCACATGTTAGCTCTGAAGTAAGAGGTACATTCGGCTATGTCGATCCCGAATACAGACAGAACCGACACGTAAACGCTGCTGGGGACGTATATAGCTTCGGAATAGTCCTACTTCAGATTCTTTCAGGAATGAGAGTACTAAATCTGAATGTGATGAAGCCAATGCCATTAGAGAAGACG GCAAAGCATATAGTAGAAGGTGGAAATATTGCTGAATTTGCAGACCCAAAATTGTATGGTGAGTACTCAAAGGATGCATTTGAGATGGTTCTCAATTTAGCCCTGTCATGCACTTCATACAAACAGCAGAGACCATCAATGGAACAGGTCatgaaaaaattagaaaaagctCTGGAACTTTCGTTGAGAGAAAGTGCAATGCATCGAATAAGCATTTCTTCAGATCGTCCTTTGGTCGGGAAAACTCCGTATTCTGATGGTTTTGGTTTTCTGCAAAAATAG